In one Nitrososphaera viennensis EN76 genomic region, the following are encoded:
- a CDS encoding YkgJ family cysteine cluster protein, translating to MQSGNSVKDSLDMLVKKWPVDKKLYDMQVGMRDDIVDNQVNVGGVVFHVPALSRDGLYVLWKCLWPDCHNCCERQGRLPLTKDDITTIAKKLGYDSKVEFVRNEARVSSWQEQEAFGNIITTLSMLSLKRKKDEREEEDGTPLRCRFLDDKGYCGIHPDKPGVCWLYPFASWLESDRFGKPVVHATFQFTGDCPGFYLDKSLDSIMPVLQEYAPKIYSYNMAVQRTTRENYGFINFVNLDNMPDQS from the coding sequence TTGCAGAGTGGTAATTCGGTTAAAGACTCGCTTGACATGCTTGTAAAAAAATGGCCAGTCGACAAAAAGCTGTATGACATGCAGGTGGGAATGCGCGACGATATTGTCGACAATCAGGTAAATGTGGGGGGCGTTGTCTTTCACGTGCCGGCCCTCTCCCGCGATGGCCTGTACGTCCTGTGGAAGTGCCTGTGGCCTGACTGTCACAACTGCTGCGAGAGGCAGGGACGGTTGCCATTAACAAAGGACGACATTACAACAATTGCAAAAAAGCTCGGCTATGACTCGAAAGTAGAGTTTGTACGAAATGAGGCGAGGGTATCGAGCTGGCAGGAGCAGGAAGCCTTTGGAAACATCATAACCACATTGAGCATGCTGTCGCTCAAGCGAAAAAAGGACGAGCGCGAGGAAGAGGACGGCACCCCCTTGCGCTGCCGGTTCCTTGACGACAAGGGCTACTGCGGGATACACCCTGACAAGCCCGGCGTCTGCTGGCTCTACCCCTTTGCGTCGTGGCTAGAGTCAGACAGGTTCGGCAAGCCTGTCGTGCACGCGACTTTCCAGTTCACGGGCGACTGCCCCGGCTTTTACCTTGATAAATCGCTTGACAGCATCATGCCCGTACTGCAAGAGTACGCGCCCAAGATATACAGCTACAACATGGCGGTCCAGAGGACGACGCGCGAAAATTACGGGTTTATCAATTTTGTGAATTTAGACAACATGCCTGATCAATCATAA